The DNA region TATTGTTTTTGCTTTTCCAGTCGCACTGGGATTTTGTATACTTTggtttaataaaaaatatttaaacataaattatttGAGCATTTCAGTCATATTTATTGCTTCTCCAGTCTTTACAAATTCAAGTCCTTAAATCTCAAACTAAATGCCtcatgtgctggaaaataaagtatattttctagcacaggattagcacacgctaatctgAAAACTATAGTGGGATGCCTCAACATGTCCCATGTAGCAGGCTGTTAGTATGTAGTAGGCTTGTGTTAGGCCtaccacgctttagtaaaagggcctcctacTTTTctgcgtgctaactgattagcacggaattagcgtgtgagctctcaccacctacaaaatagatggtggtaagggctcatggtAATGGTTGCACGCTAATAGAAACATTGGCATGTAACTATTAATTTGGAAagtggaaaatcggccattttctggttgtggtaaaaatggcattagcactcaggaaagacccatgtaagggtgtgataaggccactttttaccagagCTTTGTAAGAAGACCCCTTTTAAGATTTACATGCCAATGAACATAGATTCTTATGCTCTGAAAATTCCTCAAAGCAGTATTGAAGGTTCATGTAGCATTTGTTCTATCCCCAGATTGAATTTTCTAATGAGGGAAAATGAATCTGAatcatctgaagaaaaaaaatatatatttatatcacaAGAAAATGTGTGCAAATACTGCTCAGAAAATGTGCAAGGCTTAAATACGGCCTTTATTGCATTAATACTTTCTCCACTATGTTGTTTGAAATGTAAAATTCATGCACTGCAAAATGCACTTAGTTTGCATTAAGTCTGCAACACTATTGATTTAATATCTAGGAAAATGGCAGTGCAGTGCAGAGTAAATTTCTTCCTACGCTGGGCAAAGTCTTCAGAGCAGAGGCAGTTGTGAATTTTCCAGCAGACCAGTTACATAGCCACCTATTTGACAAAATGGAAGAAATGAATGACTGGAATCATGTCAGCCATGTGGAGGTAGGCaggctgttatttatttatgatatttatggctctaaggggccgttttactaaagtgtgttaaattTTTGCACTTACCGGGAGCATGTTgaaactgggtaatttggcagctctactttactaagggccccttttaaaaaggaactactgctgggctactgcagcagtccagcggtagttcccaccccccagtgcGCCTTCATATCTGGtgcaacaaaaatatatttatttttgtagcgccagtgtgtaccaggcagtaatcgggcagtgccacgtgctgcccagttaccgccgggttagcgcgggatcccttaacaccacctcaaaGTGTGGCGGTAAGGGTTTCTCCCGAAATTGCTGCGCAACAAGCGCTTtgcttgccgcacagccatttcctgcagaaaagaaagacctaccttttacctggctgaggtaaaaaggggcctcggcgtgcGTCTCAAcatcagtgcaggcccccttttgccacagcttggtaaaaggggacctaaggTTTTCCTCCCATCTAGCCTAAGAAGAAAGACTTCTGCAAATCAGCACCAATCAGGGATCAGCCCCCTATCAACATTCTTCCTGAAAATTCAATTTTCAGTAGCGCAAAAGAGGTTGAAATATTCATAATTCTCTGAGAATTTTCTGAATTACCCTTTACAATTTTTTCTAGCTATtttctgattttacttgttttcATTCATTTGATGTTTTAGagtgtttttatttgtttatgttttattaagGTCTTGAAACGAATTGGAAAAGATACTCTCGTAACCCATGAAGTTGTGCAATCTCCTGGGAACCTGATTGGTCAAAGGGACTTTGTCAGTGTCCACCACTCCAAGAGACAGGGATCAGCTTTCTATGTGGTTGGCACAGCAACCTGCTTTGACCTCATGCCTCCTCAAAAAGGATTGATCAGGTATCacttctccttcaagcaaagtggaggagtgacttagtggttagagtggtggactttggtcctggggaactgggttcgattcccactgcaggcacaggcagctccttgtgactctgggcaagtcacttaacccttcattgccccaggtacaaataagtacctaagccacattgagcctgccatgagtgggaaagcacgaggtacaaataaaatacaaacaatgAAACATTTCCCAGTGTTCTTGTAGTAAATATTGGTGGGTAAATATTCCTTAATGTTTTAAGCAAGTAGGCTTCTGTCCGTTTAAATTCTGATTAGTGGGCCAggaggagatattcagtggcactttgaGACTGCTTAGGGCTGTTCGTCCTTATTTTGATGAGGCTACGTTGCATGTGTTTTTGCATTCTTTACTGGTCTCAAAGTTGGATTATGGCAACGTGATTTATATGGGAGTGTCACGCTATGTGTTGCGGCAGTTGCGTAGCCTTCAGAATATGGGAATCAGATTATTAAGAGGTTTGTCTAGGAGGGAtcatgtgtagggttaccatttggctCTGGAAAAAgtaggacagattgagccagtctgggttttacttccattgctttcaatggaagcaaaacccggactggatcaatgtgtcctcctttttctgaagccatatggtaaccctaatcatgTGACACCTTTGTATATTAAATTTCATTAGCTTCCTGTGGAATATAGACTAGTGTTTAAGGTCTTAACTCTGGTGCATCGGGCGCTTAGTACAGGGAAACCTGATTATTTAGTGTCCGCCTTGCTCCAGCTTTATGTTCCTTATACTTATAGGGCTTTGAGATCAGGAGTCGCAGCACTTTAAGTTTAAGTTGAAAACCTACTTTATTTTCCAAGTTCCTAGGTTTGGATGCCTGATTGCACTTGGAAAAACagtttgtttattatttgtaatttttgtatGATGTGTGTGTTGTGATGCTTGTGAGTTTGTGCTATCCTGTTTTatggatttcttttcttttgttatttattttattgtaaaccactcttaCTTGATTTTGACAAAATGGCTGGTATATCAAATGTTTTAAACTCTTGTAATATAATATAATTCAATACAGCTCTTGTATCCCATAGCCCACTAACTCCCAAAAAAGTggttcaaagtgggtaacaatTAAAGAATGATATAACAAAATTAACCCACAAATTTCTTAAACAAGAAAGTTTTCAAATTTTTGCAAAAAGAGTAATAAGAACCTAAAGAGCATAGTTCTAATGGAAGAGATGACCAAAAATGAGGAGCTTGATAAATAAAAGAAGCCTCAAGATGATGCTTGTATCTGACTCCTAATAGAAACAAGCGAAATGGATCCCTAATTCTAGCAAAGCTGTTAACTGTAGGAAATGGAAAAAAATCAAGAATATAAGCAGAAACAAAACCATCAAACATTTTCAATATTATACAGGACAATTTAAACAAAACACGGGTTTGGAATGAGAGCCAATGAAGGGAAATAAAAGCTGAAGAAGCACTACCCAATCCTCAATATCAatttggctgcagtattctgcaagATCTGTAATTTTTGAATGAAGTTTAACAGTAATGGATAGATGTaaaacattacaatagtcaaaatgAGATAATATGATAGTCTGCACCAAGGATAGCAAAATGATGAGCATGAAAAAAATAACGAATTTGACGGTAAAAAATACAACTTGTGTAATATGATTTACTTGAGGTTCAAAAGAAAGAGTGGTGTCCAGAATGACAGCAAGAACCTTTGACTGTTCTATCGACCTTTAAAGAAAGACTATCAGAAATAGTTATAGAATCAGGAACAGAATCACTATTTCTATCTaaccagtcctatctttgccttgTTAGATATACGGGCATctgcacctgcataacttccaaGACCATGGCTgattctggatattcaatgtgggTGCCGGacgtggcccagcattgaacacCCAGGTCTGATGTGGCATTAGCagtaagcattaaaaaaaatgttcaccttcgccagctgaatatcaaccagataatgtatttttgttttatttccaatTGTATTACAGCAATAATGCaagaaaatgcttttaaagtaTAAATTCACAAAGAAAATCAAAATTAATAATATATCTGTATAAAGTCCACAACAAGGAGAAACTGCATTAACTAGAGTCGAAGAacagcccaataaataaataaatacaaaaagctATCAAATGCTGGATATATTATATTAGAACCCAATTAACTACCCCATCCCATAGAAATTCACAAACAAAGAAAAAGTGGCATTATCCTGTTGTATTACTAATTTATCCTGCAAGAAGTTTTTCAACTGTGTTATATCTACAAATACATTACGATTGTTCCCGTGGTTAACAAGGCATTTACAttgaaatttaagaaaaaataaacccccacccccaatagcCAAAACTTTTTGTAACTatagaaaagcttttcttctccATTAAGTTGGCCTAGCAACATTAAGTTGGCCTGCATTATTTTTCAAATTCTACATGGtataaatcataaagaaacttcagaccacccaaaacacagcagccaggcttatatttggaaaaccacATTCTGACAGCAACAaaacactcagagaaaaattgcactggctaccaatcaaagaacgtatcactttcaaactctgcacgactgttcataaaattatttacggcgaggcaccgggacacgtgacagacctcatcaacctaccaaccagaaacaccacaaaatttgCACGAtcgtacctaaacctccactacccaagcagcaaaggactcaaatacaaatccacctatgcaaccagcttttcctacctaagcgcacaaccatggaacacattgccaaaagcagtaaaaactacgcttcgaccacctaaattttcggaaagcactaaagacagacctgttcagaagagcatacccctccaacccaacataaaaatacctggtcacttgcaacacaatgtaaccaaagaccgtaatggacattatctgattcttcttccccttttccctctctaactttcccccaactgtacctaccatacatgtaactaccatacatgtacctcattctactacaatatcactttgtattcattcataccatgtatgtatttgttcagaccttAATCGGCTAACgtcgttaacggttatatgtaagccacattgagcctgcaaaaggtgggaaaatgtgggatacaaatgaaacagtaATACAATAAGCGGATCTGATCAAACAGATTTGCAGAATACTAAAAaataaatggagggggggggggggagaaagacctCAGAcaagtgataaataaataatcagccaGATTACTGAAATTCCTCTCGCAAAATCACCATATATCAATCACTGGTCTTGACCCAACCTCCTCCCTTGGTGGAAACaaatttttatataattttttatggCGAATGTATTAAATCCAATGTGTTCATCAAGGCATTCACAACATGAAATGCAAAAGAACACAAAAAACTACTTAGCTTGAAGCAGCATCGTACTTAAGCTTCCCCAACGGTCCCTTTTCGCCAATAGGGCTTCTTCAGGGAAAGAACCCCCAGTCGGGGAGCACTGCTCAAAAATGGCCAGTAGTAGTGTCTGCTTGCCAGGACTACCAGCGGATCACCTGATTATCACTTGTCTGaggtctttctcccccccccccccatttattttTTAGTATTCTGCAAATCTGTTTGATCAGATCCACTTATTGTATTACTGTTCCATATAATTGAAAGCGGTATTTTccccttttttgtttgttacttggatacaaatgtaacaaataataataataataatctgctgACCAAGATAACATCACTAAATCTGGCCTGTTCAAAAAGActaaaaggtccttttactaaggtgcactgaaaattggcCTGCGCTGTTATAGGcccatgtattggacgtgcacaggtccatttttcagcgcacctgcaagaaagacctttttttggccgaaaatggatgtgcggcaaaataaaaattggcatgcatccattttgggcctgagaccttaccaccacccactgacttaacggtaaggtctcacgcattaactgggcggtaatcatcagcacacacTGCTGATTATCACCTGGttagcaccacgcggtagaaaataaaaaatattttctgctgcacgtaaaaaatggaaatgCCAccaggggcatgtggtagccaggtggtagttccaaattgatgcacgttggacgtGCATAGGTACCtatatgccttagtaaaagggcccctaaaaattaGCGTTTCTTTTCTTCAGAGCCCTACAAGAGTTCTAGGTAACTGAACACTTTCAACTTGATTTTCCCTGTGGCCGGAACTGCCTTATGGAACTCCCTCCCCATTGCCAATAAGAGGGACAACAACTACCTTAGGTTCAGAAAGAAACTAAAAACATTTGTTTTCCCAAAATCCACTGGTTGATCCTTCTTCTCCGCACTGCGCTGTTACTCCCCAAAAACTGCTCACCAATTCCTTACAACTATGCCTTTACCTCCCTCGAGACTTAATGCTTAATCTCCTTACATAAGGTTATAATTTTTTAATCCAatcaatgtaaaccacactgaatcctggaaaggggatattagcggtatataagacctgaATCGAATTGAATCAGGAAATGTTGTAATCAGATAATATTCTTGATGCTCTGATACAATCACTAGCAATTCTAAGCTGAAAAACGTGAATAAATCCAGAATTAAAGGCGCACAGGTGGCATCATCTGCGGAGAGCTGTAGGCCTACAGCTTTTGTGACTTTATAGAAGACTGTTCTTGAGGAGTTTTCCTGATATTTTATGTTGTAAAATGTAGGCTTACCCTCTCCACCCTACCTCCACCCCCGTCGGCAAATTTAAAGGCACTGTCAAATGCAGGCTGAATTTgacctggattttcaatgcttgaaccaacattgaatatttgggtcttCAGCAGCCACTGGAACTAACTTAGGTGTTGGCCAAAATCCAGACCAgtgcccagataaagttaggacagctttttttctgtcctaacttcatccacactcttaccCAGTTAGCAGACTCAATAACACCACtaacccagattctataaaggttgccaaaaattgtatgtgcaaatctAGATATGGTCacgatttgtgcgtgcaatttaataagatagcgagctaattagtgccaataattgtcattttaacaagcaagtattggcattaattagatttaattgggtgttaggtgtgtaaagttaggtgtggcatctgtgcctaaaatttacatgcggcCTTAAAAAGGGTGTTTTGGGATGGAATGGGGGCGTAGTTTTGAGTTATATGTGTAAAGAGCACTCTGGGCCCAATTCCATATATGAAGCCTAAAATTAACTCGCATTAGACAATTCTAAATACCGTGCATAAATCTacatgtggtatttagaatatgcttaggcataattTATGCAACTAAATCTAcgcgtgtccatttacaccaataaaaagctAGCATAAATTCCTGCGCGCAGATTCACGCACACtggtccatattttataacaacgcatgtagattttagaatgcccatttccacgcccctaaccatgcccctttttgcctgagcacattagaatttaggcacagtacattacagaatacgcttagcattgtacacgcataaattctaatttttgtcaattagtgctcgttgTTGCTTGTTAAGAACTGTTAACAAcaattaacagcttgttaaaacaattaatctatgtgtgtagttatagaatacgcctagatttatgCGCAGAACCATGCgtaactctaggcatgctatataaaatccgggggtctgcacataaatttaggtatgggcatttgcaccatgtttttgttggtgcaaatggtggtgctTAAATTTAGATGCAACGATAATGCTTAAATGTTATTCTTTAaaccgcaccaaactttaggcgcaggttatagaataacacttaacccattagtgctcaatgttcccatatttgttcccacatatgggaacattgggcactaatgggttaagtgggttttttggtgccaatattttaggcaccatatataaactGCATAGGCATCCTACActtgccaatttggagttaccgcccggctaccacgtggcccaggcagtaattttgttttttacgcacatccactacacgcgctggaaaataatttttattttcctgcatgtggcggaaactgggcagtaattgtcattctatatgcgtagacgattaccgcacggctaccgcgtgagaccttactgctaagtcaatgggtggtggtaaggtctcagacccaaaatgaacgtgagagaattttttattttgctgtacgtccatctttgccataaaaatttttaaaggcctttttttacaggcgtgctgaaaaatagatctgcatgcgcccaaaatacgtgcctacactagcacagcccattttccagcgcaccttagtaaaatgacccctaggaATCTAGCCTTAACTGGATACATCCTGGTGCCACCCCAACTTCGCCCTAGGACCTCCCTGGCACTGACCAGATAGTGCTGCAGTGGTAGGAGCAGTACTAACCAGTTCAGTACCACTAGTGGTGCTCATTGGGAACCTTCCTACCCACTTCAATCCCTTTTAAACATTGTGTCCTTaattattgattgtatttatCTGTATGTGGGCTATCTGGTAAAACTGGACAATGCTTTTCCCTTTCTGAGATCCTTCCTGAGTTCGGCAACTTTATGATGGTACATACAAGCCACACTCACCTGTTTTGAAAAACTCTGTTACAAAGGTTTTAACTAAACTGGTGTCAAAATCAAGGTATTGATCTGTGATCCCCAGTGAGATGCAGCAACTAGCAGACTGAAATGTGAGTTAAGTATACGCAGTGTCTGGAAAGAATGAAaccccccaacatttttccaaataacccaaaaatgtcctactgcagcagaaacttctaTCTGAGATgcgagacatttctgagtactttatttttcaacaggaaggAGCTCCAGCGCATCAAGCTCACAAAACTGTTGAGCTCTcaattaatgaaaccccagaattaaTTGATCCAACAGCTCAGTGGTGTCAAAGACTTTGTGagtgtgtcaaggttgaaggggGGACACTTTGggccaaattttataaatagCACCTAAAAATCGGTACCAAACATTTAATGCGCTTAGCGCGATTCTATAAGgggtatgcatcctttatagGTTCGTGCttagtgcctaactgtaggcacaaTTCTACATATATATGCATACAATTTGGGAACACCCCATAACACCCCAAAAACACCCTTAGCCACACCCCCAAATTGTTATGCAAGTTAGGATTTATGCACAGATCATTCTTCATCACGAAAtgcgcataaatcctaattagagccaattagtgctgataattggttgttatcacccaattagcaacactgattggctacttatccaattaagttacgcacttaAATTAGGTACGCAGCTGTTTATTGCATGTAActctaggcgccatatacagaattcgggtgcttgaacacaaattatgaattaactaagaaaaaaaaagtataataatgtattttcaaaggtcatactaagtgtttaaacaattgccaagtattttgaaactatataAGAGGTCCTGTTTTTTCCGGACACCGTGTACAGTCTCATAATTGGTAGAAGCTACATGAGCAGTGCATGGGGTGAGCCAAAATCTCCCTCTGCCATAAAGAAGAAAAACGGTATGACGCCCAAAACCAAGTCTTTATTTACCACATTGAACAAAtgttgcaataaataaaaaaggttCTGACATATGAAATGGAAGTGACTAGTGGCTGCCAGTGACCTGTGTCTCAACATTGATTTTTGTTCTGGTACTGGGATGCTCTGGGGGTATTTGTTCTGGGGCAGGAGTCCCAGTCATTGCTCAACAGGGACACCTACTGGCCAGATTCAGGGTGCACATGCACTAGCTTCAAAACGAAGCCATGGTTTGTGGCCACTCACCGAGGACTTCCCCTATGATGGCAGAGGTTTATGGAGAAGCTTAAAAACTGTGTGATGAGAGTAAGAAGTGGGGGAAGAATGAGGAAAAGAACATCCCAAGTAATAGAAACTGAAAGGTCATGGCAGTAGGGTTGGGGAACATACAAAAAACTTTTCTGAGCAGCTAAGCACTTGATTGGGATTCTTTGTGTTTGTATGTGCCATTTGTTCTGTTTGTAGGAAAATGAAATATgttggtaatcagcagtttgctTGGGGCTGTAGCAATGAGAACAAGTGATGGACAGTTGATGAGCATGCTACTGAAGCTCCATTTGGCCTTCTGTAAGATTGAACTTCAGTCATCAAAAATGTTAGTGTCATTGCAAATATTTAGATCAGGGGCTCTCAACCCAattctcgggacacacccagccagtcaggatttcaggatattcttaatgaatatgcatgagatagatgtgcatatcaaggagagactcctgagaaaattagagccaagggataggaggcaatgttctggtgtggtttaggagttggttattggacagaaaacagaaggtagggttaaatggtcatttctctcaatggaggagggtgaacagtggagtgctgcagggatcagtactgggaccagtgctatctaacatatttataaatgatatggaaatcagaacgatgagtgaggtgattaaatttgcagatcacacaaaactattcaaggttgttaaaacacatgcaggctatgaaatattgcaggaagatattaggaaattggaagaatgggcatccaaatggcagatgaaatttaatgtggacaaatgaaaggtgatgcactttagaaagaataatctgaatcatagttacctaatgctagggtccaccttaggggtcagcaaccaagaaaaagatctaggtgtcattgtagataatacgctgaaatcatctgctcaatgtgcggcagcagccaaaaaagcaaacaggatgctaggaattattaggaaagagatggtgcataagaccgaaaatactacaatgcctctatatcgctccatagtgcgacctcaccttgagtattgcattcagttctgtccGCCATATCTCATgaaagaaatagcagaattagaaaaggttcaaagaagagcaaccaaaatgataaaagggatggaactcctctcatatgaggaaaggtgaaagaggttagggctcttcagcttggaaaagagacggacaaggtgacatatgatagaggtctgcaaaatcctgactgttgtagaacaaatagaagtaaattcattttttacatattccaaaaagtacaaagactaggggacagtcaaggaagttacatggaaatacttttaaaacaaatagaagaaaatattttttcactcaatgaataagctctggaactctttgccggatgaTGTAGTAAcatcagttagcgtatctgggtttaaaaaaggtttagacaagttcctagagggaaagtccgtagtctgctattgatagagaaatggggatggaactgcttgccctgggattggtagcatggaatgttgccatgatttgggtttctgccaggtacatgtgacctggcttggctactgttggaaacaggatactgggctagatgggtcattgatttgacccagtatggctactcttaagttcttatattcatattcattgtgggtctcctgaaaatctgattggctgggtgtgtcctaagAACTAGGTTGAGACACACTGCTTTAGATATTATAGAGATCATAGAAAGTCCATGTTAAGAATTCTGATTCTCAATATTAAGTCATTTAAaccttgttttttattttctaacagGGCTGAGACTGGACTCACCTGTTTTGTCCTAAAGCCTTTGGAAAGTGACAAGAAGAAAACCAAATTCACTTGGCTTCTCAGCACAGATCTCAAGGTGCGTTCTAGCAGCATGGCCAGGGAAAAAGTACTTCTTGTAAGCAGGAATTGAATATGAAGGCAACAGCTAGAGACTGTAAGTTAAAAATCacattacagagcacatctgaggacatggattactgagaccgagtcagcacgacttttgtgtgggga from Microcaecilia unicolor chromosome 5, aMicUni1.1, whole genome shotgun sequence includes:
- the LOC115471195 gene encoding steroidogenic acute regulatory protein-like isoform X2 yields the protein MLPATFKLCCGISHEHLRQMTGVEQDGYLDSHWVSSSADLAYVKQGEATLHCALRILQQLDGWKVEVQQENGSAVQSKFLPTLGKVFRAEAVVNFPADQLHSHLFDKMEEMNDWNHVSHVEVLKRIGKDTLVTHEVVQSPGNLIGQRDFVSVHHSKRQGSAFYVVGTATCFDLMPPQKGLIRAETGLTCFVLKPLESDKKKTKFTWLLSTDLKGWIPKPIVSCAMSQTQINFINHLQRHLASSAAQPELPQEGAFHVTTV